In one window of Streptomyces griseus subsp. griseus DNA:
- a CDS encoding DUF3159 domain-containing protein, protein MPRLTGQLTDESPTWSGLFDMVPGFRDSRWPRAPYGNGPGAAGITAVPPTSPDGRVLTTSHVRKKVTVAINQTQQPLDDGRPVPDPAERRSAIDPQGPAEAGTGLPGQPGHAPGQRPSALEQAGGVRGVIYSALPVLAFVIGNAIGGLTTAIIAALALAVVIAAERLIRKESVVPAVGGVFGVAVAAGISWWTGSAKDYFLIGIWSNLALALVFGISVLAGRPLAGVLWFSMRGKKSTWRDDRRARRYFGAATIVLAVIFAARFVVQQYLYQADEVGSLGTAKILMGYPLLAVGVLAVAWAARAASRRSSEAAEPTTRQP, encoded by the coding sequence TTGCCGCGCCTGACCGGGCAGCTGACGGACGAGTCGCCGACCTGGTCCGGTCTTTTCGACATGGTGCCCGGATTCCGGGACAGCAGGTGGCCCAGAGCGCCCTACGGCAACGGGCCGGGTGCGGCGGGCATCACCGCCGTCCCTCCCACGTCGCCCGACGGGCGGGTCCTCACCACGTCCCACGTCCGAAAGAAGGTCACCGTGGCGATCAACCAGACGCAGCAACCGCTGGACGACGGGCGGCCGGTACCGGACCCCGCCGAGAGGCGGTCCGCGATCGATCCCCAGGGCCCGGCCGAGGCGGGGACCGGGCTGCCGGGACAGCCCGGACACGCCCCGGGACAGCGGCCGTCGGCCCTGGAACAGGCGGGCGGAGTCCGTGGCGTGATCTACTCCGCTCTGCCGGTCCTCGCCTTCGTCATCGGCAACGCCATCGGCGGACTCACGACGGCGATCATCGCCGCTCTCGCCCTCGCGGTGGTGATCGCCGCCGAACGGCTGATCCGCAAGGAGTCGGTCGTGCCCGCCGTCGGCGGGGTCTTCGGGGTGGCCGTCGCCGCCGGTATCTCCTGGTGGACCGGGTCGGCCAAGGACTACTTCCTCATCGGGATCTGGTCGAACCTCGCTCTCGCCCTGGTCTTCGGCATCTCCGTCCTCGCGGGCCGCCCGCTGGCCGGCGTGCTGTGGTTCTCGATGAGGGGCAAGAAGTCGACCTGGCGGGACGACCGGCGTGCGCGCCGGTACTTCGGCGCCGCGACGATCGTGCTCGCGGTCATCTTCGCCGCCCGCTTCGTCGTCCAGCAGTACCTGTACCAGGCCGACGAGGTCGGTTCGCTGGGCACCGCGAAGATCCTCATGGGGTATCCGCTGCTGGCCGTGGGCGTGCTGGCCGTCGCCTGGGCCGCTCGCGCCGCCTCGCGCCGGTCCTCCGAGGCCGCCGAGCCCACCACGCGGCAGCCCTAG